One window of Candidatus Methylocalor cossyra genomic DNA carries:
- a CDS encoding ATP-binding protein, giving the protein MPEASPILIGHLLEARPGRLLAKLLSEAEGFQASITVEGRTQVVGQVGSYVSIRQEHCRILGLIHQVEADRASGRSAAGSLIAITPLGEIEADHHFHRGIRHYPTPGAPVYGVGASEIGWIFARNRPYGFAPAHLSQQSIGVHLNPTAMLSRHCAILGQSGSGKSWTVASLIQHLVRCMPKAHIILLDLHGEYCWYDRDTAELRSAFDPKWIRYLDARRLEIPYWLMTFAELCDLLIDRNDPGAAVQTAFLRETVFALKKQSAKALQVETVSLDSPIYFSLQQVYESFKDANETRLEFGKVKGPLFGQFDEFLIKLHSRLNDVRYDFLLNPKRRNRSEALAGLLRDFVGLGNPKRPITIIDLSPVPFDVRPTVSAQIGRLAFEFNYWNPNNHAFPLLLVCEEAHAYIPRDSGTQYEGTRKSMERIAKEGRKYGVGLWVVSQRPTELSETVLSQCGSYVCLRITNPADQDYVRRLVPEGEADLVDILSSLGRGEAMILGEAIPLPTRCQIAQPDPTPHSSDADFFRGWTEGPDDLDMDAIVERWRRQGR; this is encoded by the coding sequence ATGCCCGAAGCGTCCCCCATCCTCATCGGCCACCTGCTCGAAGCCCGGCCCGGCCGGCTGCTGGCGAAACTCCTGTCCGAGGCGGAAGGGTTTCAGGCGAGCATCACCGTGGAGGGGCGCACCCAGGTGGTGGGCCAGGTGGGGTCCTATGTCTCGATCCGCCAGGAACATTGCCGCATCCTCGGGCTGATCCATCAGGTAGAAGCCGACCGCGCCTCGGGCCGCTCGGCGGCCGGCAGCCTGATCGCCATCACGCCCCTCGGCGAGATCGAGGCCGACCACCATTTCCACCGCGGCATCCGCCACTATCCGACCCCCGGCGCCCCGGTGTACGGCGTGGGCGCCAGCGAGATCGGCTGGATCTTCGCCCGTAACCGCCCCTACGGCTTCGCACCCGCCCACCTCAGTCAACAGTCCATCGGGGTTCACCTGAACCCCACCGCTATGCTCAGCCGGCACTGCGCCATCCTGGGTCAGTCCGGCTCGGGCAAGTCCTGGACGGTGGCCAGCCTGATCCAGCACCTGGTGCGCTGCATGCCCAAGGCCCACATCATCCTGCTGGACCTGCACGGCGAGTATTGCTGGTACGACCGGGACACTGCGGAACTGCGCTCGGCCTTCGATCCCAAATGGATCCGCTACTTGGACGCCCGGCGCCTGGAAATCCCCTATTGGCTGATGACCTTCGCCGAGCTGTGCGATCTTCTCATCGACCGCAACGACCCCGGCGCCGCCGTCCAGACCGCGTTCCTCCGGGAAACCGTGTTCGCGCTCAAAAAACAATCGGCCAAGGCCCTGCAGGTGGAAACGGTGTCCTTGGACTCGCCGATCTATTTCTCCCTGCAGCAAGTTTACGAGAGCTTCAAGGACGCCAACGAGACGCGCCTGGAATTCGGCAAGGTCAAAGGGCCCTTGTTCGGCCAGTTCGACGAATTCCTGATCAAGCTGCACAGTCGGCTCAACGACGTGCGCTACGATTTCCTGCTCAACCCCAAGCGGCGCAACCGTTCCGAGGCCCTCGCGGGGCTGTTGCGGGACTTCGTGGGACTGGGCAATCCCAAGCGGCCGATCACCATCATCGACCTCAGCCCGGTGCCCTTTGACGTCAGGCCCACGGTGTCGGCCCAGATCGGGCGGCTGGCCTTCGAGTTCAACTATTGGAACCCCAACAACCATGCCTTCCCCCTGCTGCTGGTATGCGAGGAAGCCCATGCCTACATCCCCCGGGACAGCGGCACCCAGTACGAGGGCACCCGTAAGTCCATGGAGCGCATCGCCAAGGAAGGCCGCAAGTACGGCGTCGGTCTGTGGGTGGTCAGCCAGCGACCGACCGAGCTGTCGGAGACCGTGCTGTCCCAGTGCGGCAGCTACGTATGCCTCAGGATCACCAATCCCGCCGACCAGGACTACGTGCGCAGGCTGGTCCCGGAAGGCGAGGCCGACCTGGTGGACATCCTCAGCTCCCTCGGCCGGGGCGAGGCCATGATCCTCGGCGAAGCCATCCCGCTCCCCACCCGCTGCCAGATCGCCCAACCCGACCCCACCCCCCACAGCAGCGACGCCGACTTCTTCCGCGGCTGGACCGAGGGCCCCGACGACCTGGACATGGACGCCATCGTCGAGCGGTGGCGCCGGCAAGGGCGGTAG
- a CDS encoding phosphoglycerate dehydrogenase — MFKILTYNHISAAGLDKFPRDRYEVASALPDPDAILLRSFDLHSVPIPASVKAIGRAGAGVNNIPVAECSRRGIPVFNAPGANANAVAELTLAGLLLAARRIPAAWEFARHLEGDDEALRQQVEQGKKRFAGFELAGKTLGVVGLGAIGVRVANAATALGLNVVGYDPLMTVESAWRLSSAVARAASLDELVAQADFVSLHIPLNDQTRQLLNGPRLALMKPGATLLNFSREGVVDEAAVCAALDSGKLLTYVCDFPTRAVLDHPRAIVLPHLGASTAEAEDNCASMVAERLREFLEHGHIRHSVNFPEVVMPRVGGVRLGIANENVPGMVSQISSALAEANLNIVDLLNKSRGDYAYTLVDLEGEVPAATLERIRAIRGVLSARVI, encoded by the coding sequence ATGTTCAAGATCCTGACCTACAACCACATCTCCGCCGCCGGGCTGGACAAGTTCCCGCGCGACCGCTACGAGGTCGCCTCGGCGCTGCCTGACCCGGACGCCATCCTGCTGCGCTCCTTCGACCTCCACAGCGTGCCCATCCCCGCCAGCGTGAAAGCCATCGGCCGGGCCGGCGCCGGGGTCAACAACATCCCGGTGGCCGAGTGCTCCCGCCGCGGCATTCCGGTGTTCAACGCCCCCGGCGCCAATGCCAACGCGGTCGCCGAGCTGACCCTCGCCGGCCTGCTGCTGGCCGCCCGCCGGATCCCGGCGGCCTGGGAGTTCGCCCGTCACCTCGAAGGCGACGACGAGGCTCTCCGCCAGCAGGTGGAACAGGGTAAGAAACGCTTCGCCGGCTTCGAGCTGGCGGGTAAGACCCTAGGCGTGGTGGGGCTCGGCGCGATCGGCGTCCGGGTGGCCAATGCCGCCACCGCCTTGGGCCTGAACGTGGTCGGCTACGACCCGCTGATGACCGTGGAGAGCGCCTGGCGGCTGTCCTCCGCCGTGGCCCGGGCCGCCAGCCTGGACGAATTGGTAGCACAGGCGGACTTCGTCAGCCTCCACATCCCGCTCAACGACCAGACCCGTCAGCTCCTCAACGGCCCGCGCCTGGCCCTGATGAAACCGGGTGCGACCCTGCTCAACTTCTCCCGGGAAGGGGTGGTGGACGAGGCGGCGGTGTGCGCGGCGCTGGACAGCGGCAAGCTACTGACCTACGTGTGCGACTTTCCGACCCGCGCGGTGTTGGATCACCCCCGGGCCATCGTGCTGCCGCACCTCGGCGCTTCCACCGCCGAGGCCGAGGACAACTGCGCCTCGATGGTGGCCGAGCGGCTGCGGGAATTCCTGGAGCACGGCCACATCCGCCACTCGGTGAACTTCCCGGAAGTGGTCATGCCGCGCGTCGGCGGGGTGCGGCTCGGCATCGCCAACGAGAATGTGCCCGGGATGGTCAGCCAAATCTCCTCCGCCCTGGCCGAGGCCAATCTCAACATCGTGGATCTGCTGAACAAGTCCCGGGGCGATTACGCCTATACCCTGGTCGACCTGGAAGGCGAAGTGCCCGCCGCCACCTTAGAGCGCATTCGCGCCATCCGGGGCGTGTTGTCGGCGCGGGTCATCTGA
- the pepN gene encoding aminopeptidase N has protein sequence MRERIPQPVYLKDYSPPPYLIDAVDLVFELDEDDTRVTATLQVRRNPAVAGAGPALELNGEGLTLESLKLGSQRLDPTQYRLSEEGLCLPRVPDHAFTLELVTHLCPKANTALEGLYLSNGLFCTQCEAQGFRRITYFLDRPDVMARYTTTVVADRARYPVLLSNGNCVAAGEASHGRHWVRWEDPFKKPCYLFALVAGRLACLEDRYVTASGRPVVLRIYAEPQDLDKCGHAMASLKQAMRWDEENFGREYDLDLYMIVAVSHFNMGAMENKGLNIFNTQYILARPDVATDADYERIEEVVGHEYFHNWTGNRITCRDWFQLSLKEGLTVFRDQEFSADRHSRPVKRIDTVNLLRTRQFAEDAGPLAHPVRPESYIEINNFYTLTVYEKGAEVIRMLQTLLGRAGFRRGTDLYFERHDGQAVTCDDFVRCMEDANGVDLSQFRLWYSQAGTPELHLEAEYDAAGRYLDLKVRQSCPPTPGQPCKRPFLIPLAVGLLAADGSELPLRLAGEPAPAPGTTRVLPIQAAEERFRFVDLPERPVVSALRGFSAPVKLNFARDLAELAFLFSRDSDGFNRWDAGQQLATRVMLEMIDRASAGQPPAPVEPLLVDAFRNLVTGQLEDQSYWALLLTLPSEEYVSAAMAVIDPDQVHAARQRLKRELAVALEAEFLRLYEALRGDEHNRFDAAAVGRRRLKNTCLDYLNALDNDTAHRLSLRQFRETRGMTDQLAALGAIVNSHHPNQAECLEQFYQRWHAEPLVVDKWFMVQSTCHLPGTLERVRALLDHPGFDRGLPNRVRALVGGFAQSNPVHFHAKDGSGYAFLAERVIEFDARNPQLAARLLTPLTHWQRYDPVRQGLMRRELQRIAGAERISPDVYEVATKGLG, from the coding sequence ATGCGCGAACGAATTCCGCAACCGGTCTATCTCAAGGACTACTCGCCTCCCCCCTACCTGATCGACGCGGTCGATCTGGTGTTCGAGCTGGACGAGGACGACACCCGGGTCACCGCTACCCTCCAGGTGCGGCGCAACCCAGCGGTGGCCGGCGCCGGGCCGGCGCTGGAACTGAACGGCGAGGGGTTGACCCTGGAATCCCTGAAACTGGGCAGCCAGCGCCTGGATCCGACCCAGTACCGGCTCAGCGAAGAGGGTCTGTGCCTGCCTCGGGTGCCGGATCACGCCTTCACGCTGGAGCTTGTCACCCACCTCTGTCCCAAGGCCAACACCGCCCTGGAAGGCTTGTACCTATCCAACGGCTTGTTCTGCACCCAGTGCGAGGCCCAGGGTTTTCGCCGGATCACCTATTTCCTCGACCGGCCGGACGTGATGGCGCGCTACACCACCACCGTGGTGGCCGATAGGGCCCGTTACCCCGTGCTGCTCTCCAACGGTAATTGCGTGGCCGCCGGTGAGGCCAGCCATGGCCGCCATTGGGTGCGCTGGGAGGACCCGTTTAAGAAGCCCTGTTATCTCTTCGCCCTGGTGGCGGGCCGGCTCGCCTGTCTAGAGGACCGCTACGTCACCGCCTCGGGCCGCCCGGTGGTGCTGCGCATCTACGCCGAGCCCCAGGACCTGGACAAGTGCGGCCATGCCATGGCGTCCCTCAAGCAGGCCATGCGCTGGGACGAGGAGAACTTCGGGCGGGAGTACGACCTGGATCTGTACATGATCGTGGCGGTCAGCCATTTCAACATGGGGGCCATGGAGAACAAGGGCCTCAACATTTTCAATACCCAGTACATCCTGGCCCGCCCGGACGTCGCCACGGATGCCGATTACGAGCGCATCGAGGAGGTGGTCGGCCACGAATACTTCCACAACTGGACCGGCAACCGCATCACCTGCCGGGACTGGTTCCAGCTCAGCCTGAAGGAGGGGCTGACCGTGTTCCGCGACCAGGAATTCAGCGCCGACCGCCATTCCCGTCCGGTCAAGCGCATCGACACGGTGAACTTGCTGCGCACCCGCCAGTTCGCCGAGGACGCCGGTCCCTTAGCGCACCCGGTGCGGCCGGAGTCCTATATCGAGATCAACAACTTTTATACCTTGACGGTGTACGAGAAGGGCGCCGAAGTCATCCGAATGCTGCAGACGTTGTTGGGGCGGGCGGGCTTCCGCCGGGGCACCGACCTCTACTTCGAACGCCACGACGGCCAGGCGGTGACCTGCGACGACTTCGTGCGCTGCATGGAGGACGCCAACGGCGTCGACCTCAGCCAATTCCGCCTTTGGTATAGCCAGGCCGGCACCCCGGAACTGCACCTCGAGGCCGAGTACGATGCGGCCGGCCGGTACCTGGACCTCAAGGTGCGCCAGTCCTGCCCCCCGACCCCGGGCCAACCCTGCAAACGGCCGTTCCTGATCCCGCTGGCGGTGGGGCTGTTGGCCGCGGACGGCTCGGAGCTGCCGCTTAGGCTCGCGGGCGAGCCCGCTCCGGCGCCGGGCACCACCCGGGTGCTCCCGATCCAGGCCGCCGAGGAGCGGTTCCGTTTCGTCGACCTGCCGGAACGGCCGGTGGTCTCGGCGCTGCGCGGCTTTTCCGCGCCGGTCAAGCTGAATTTCGCCCGCGATCTCGCCGAGCTGGCGTTCCTGTTCTCCCGCGACAGCGATGGTTTCAATCGCTGGGACGCCGGGCAGCAGCTCGCCACCCGGGTGATGCTGGAGATGATCGACCGGGCCAGCGCCGGCCAACCGCCGGCCCCGGTGGAGCCCCTGCTGGTGGACGCCTTCCGCAACCTGGTGACTGGCCAGCTGGAAGATCAATCCTACTGGGCCTTGCTGCTCACCTTGCCGTCCGAGGAGTATGTCAGCGCGGCCATGGCGGTCATCGATCCGGATCAAGTGCACGCGGCCCGCCAGCGTCTCAAGCGCGAACTGGCGGTGGCGCTGGAAGCGGAGTTTCTCCGTCTGTACGAAGCCCTGCGGGGCGACGAGCACAACCGCTTCGACGCTGCGGCGGTGGGGCGCCGGCGGTTGAAGAACACCTGCCTCGATTATCTCAATGCCCTCGACAACGACACGGCGCATCGCCTGAGCCTGCGCCAGTTCCGTGAGACGCGCGGCATGACCGATCAGCTCGCGGCGCTGGGAGCCATCGTCAACAGTCACCATCCGAACCAGGCCGAATGCCTGGAGCAGTTTTACCAACGCTGGCACGCGGAGCCGCTGGTGGTCGACAAGTGGTTCATGGTGCAGTCCACCTGCCACCTGCCCGGGACCTTGGAGCGGGTGCGGGCGCTCCTTGACCATCCCGGCTTCGATCGCGGTTTGCCCAATCGCGTGCGTGCCCTGGTGGGCGGCTTCGCCCAGTCCAATCCAGTCCATTTCCACGCCAAGGACGGTTCCGGGTATGCCTTCCTGGCGGAACGGGTGATCGAGTTCGATGCCCGCAATCCCCAGCTGGCGGCCCGCCTGCTGACGCCGTTGACCCACTGGCAGCGCTACGACCCGGTGCGGCAAGGGCTCATGCGCCGGGAGCTGCAACGCATCGCCGGGGCGGAAAGGATTTCCCCGGACGTCTACGAGGTGGCCACCAAGGGGCTAGGGTGA
- the serC gene encoding 3-phosphoserine/phosphohydroxythreonine transaminase, with the protein MARVYNFSAGPSMLPEPVLERARDELLEFRDTGMSVMEMSHRGRDFVGIAEKAEADLRDLLAIPANYRVLFLPGGATAQFAAVPMNLLRGKTRACYLSTGLWSEKALAEAQRYATVTLAASGKADGFTRIPPRDEWHLDPEAAYFHYTANETINGVEFHTVPEVDGLPLVSDMSSNLLSRPLEVERFGLIYAGAQKNMGPAGIAVVIVRDDLVGQPLPSTPSLLDYRKQAEQGSMLNTPPTYNWYLLGLVLEWLKDEGGLAALEARNLRKANKLYAALDRSAFYSNPVEPSCRSRMNVPFRLAAPELEPLFLKEAKAAGLVNLEGHRSVGGLRASIYNAMPEAGVDALIAFLAEFERQHG; encoded by the coding sequence ATGGCTAGGGTTTACAATTTCAGCGCCGGCCCCTCCATGCTCCCGGAGCCGGTGTTAGAGCGGGCCCGGGACGAGTTGCTGGAGTTTCGCGACACCGGCATGTCGGTGATGGAGATGAGCCATCGGGGCCGGGACTTCGTCGGCATCGCCGAAAAGGCCGAAGCGGACCTCCGCGACCTGCTGGCCATCCCCGCCAACTACCGGGTGCTGTTTCTGCCGGGAGGCGCCACCGCCCAGTTCGCCGCCGTGCCGATGAATTTGTTGCGCGGCAAGACCCGCGCCTGCTACCTCAGCACCGGCCTGTGGTCGGAAAAAGCGCTCGCCGAGGCCCAGCGTTACGCCACGGTGACCCTCGCCGCCAGCGGCAAGGCCGATGGCTTCACCCGCATTCCGCCGCGCGATGAGTGGCACCTCGACCCTGAGGCCGCCTATTTTCACTACACCGCCAACGAGACCATCAACGGCGTCGAGTTCCACACGGTACCAGAGGTGGACGGGCTGCCCCTGGTGTCCGACATGTCCTCCAACCTCCTGTCCCGCCCCCTGGAGGTGGAGCGGTTTGGCCTCATCTATGCCGGGGCGCAGAAGAACATGGGCCCAGCGGGCATCGCCGTGGTGATCGTGCGGGACGATTTGGTGGGCCAACCTCTCCCTTCTACGCCCTCGCTGTTGGACTACCGGAAGCAGGCGGAGCAGGGCTCCATGCTCAACACCCCGCCCACTTATAACTGGTACTTGCTCGGGTTGGTGCTGGAATGGCTGAAGGACGAGGGGGGCCTGGCGGCGCTCGAGGCCCGCAATCTGCGCAAGGCCAACAAGCTGTATGCGGCCTTGGACCGCTCGGCGTTCTATTCCAATCCGGTGGAGCCGAGCTGCCGCTCACGCATGAACGTGCCGTTCCGGCTGGCAGCGCCCGAGCTCGAACCCTTGTTCCTCAAGGAGGCGAAAGCCGCCGGGCTAGTCAACCTGGAGGGCCACCGCTCGGTGGGGGGACTACGGGCGAGTATTTACAACGCCATGCCGGAGGCGGGGGTGGACGCCTTGATCGCGTTCCTGGCTGAATTCGAGCGGCAACACGGGTGA
- the gyrA gene encoding DNA gyrase subunit A: protein MSSFAKEVIPVNLEDEMRQSYLDYAMSVIVGRALPDVRDGLKPVHRRVLYAMHELGNDWNKPYKKSARVVGDVIGKYHPHGEGAVYDTIVRMAQPFSLRYLLIDGQGNFGSVDGDPPAAMRYTEVRMARIAHELLADLDKETVDFTPNYDESELEPSVLPTRIPNLLVNGAAGIAVGMATNIPPHNLGEVIDACLLLIERPEAGIQDLMALIPGPDFPTQGIINGASGIREAYLTGRGRIHLRARCDFEEDGGRTNIVVSELPYQVNKAKLLERIAELVKEGKLEGIAGLRDESDKDGMRMVIELKRGEAPEVVLNNLLQQTALETVFGINMVALIGGRPRCLNLKEMLVAFLDHRREVVTRRTLFDLRKARERAHVLEGLAVALANLDEIIELIKTSPTPAEAKERLLEPLWRPGVVMELLARAEDAARSRPETLVAEYGLGTQGYRLSPDQAQAILDLRLHRLTGLEQDKIIDEYKQILGRIDELLEILASDRRLMAVIRDELTAIREQFGDPRRTQIIEDHQDFSRADLIAEEDRVVTISHAGYVKTQPLSAYRAQRRGGRGKAAVATKEQDYIDKLIVANTHDTILCFSSLGKVYWLKVYELPVASRSARGRPFVNLLPLAEGERINAILPVREFDENHFVLMATASGIVKKVALSEFERPRSLGKIAIDLRQDDRLVNAAITDGKQLVMLFSDAGKAVCFDEDEVRPMGRGAGGVRGMTLGEGHKVIALLIGTEGSVLNITANGYGKRTPIGDFPRHRRGGQGVIAIQTSERNGAVVGALLVQDSDQIMLITDCGTLVRTRVEEIRELGRNTQGVTVIRLNPGEKVVGVDRIPVLEGEAADAIEPGDLESLDNGEDDHG, encoded by the coding sequence ATGAGCTCTTTTGCGAAAGAAGTCATCCCCGTCAATCTCGAAGACGAGATGCGGCAATCCTACCTCGATTACGCCATGAGCGTGATCGTAGGTCGCGCCCTCCCCGACGTGCGCGATGGCCTGAAGCCGGTGCACCGGCGGGTGCTGTACGCCATGCACGAGCTGGGCAACGATTGGAACAAGCCCTACAAGAAATCGGCCCGCGTGGTGGGCGACGTGATCGGTAAATACCACCCCCATGGCGAAGGGGCGGTCTACGACACCATCGTGCGCATGGCGCAGCCGTTCTCGCTGCGTTACCTTCTGATCGACGGGCAGGGTAACTTCGGCTCGGTGGACGGCGACCCGCCCGCCGCCATGCGCTACACCGAGGTGCGCATGGCCCGCATCGCCCACGAACTGTTGGCCGATCTGGACAAGGAGACCGTCGACTTCACCCCCAACTACGACGAATCCGAGCTCGAACCTTCGGTGCTGCCGACCCGGATCCCCAACCTCCTGGTGAACGGCGCCGCCGGCATCGCGGTGGGGATGGCCACCAACATCCCGCCCCACAACTTAGGCGAAGTCATCGACGCCTGCCTGCTCCTGATCGAGCGGCCCGAGGCGGGCATCCAGGATTTGATGGCCTTGATCCCCGGCCCCGATTTCCCGACCCAGGGGATCATCAACGGCGCCAGCGGCATCCGCGAAGCCTATCTGACCGGGCGGGGGCGGATCCATCTGCGGGCCCGCTGCGACTTCGAAGAAGACGGCGGGCGCACCAACATCGTGGTGTCCGAACTGCCCTATCAGGTGAACAAGGCCAAGCTGCTGGAACGGATCGCCGAGCTGGTCAAAGAGGGCAAACTGGAGGGCATCGCCGGGCTGCGGGACGAGTCCGACAAGGACGGCATGCGCATGGTCATCGAATTGAAGCGCGGCGAAGCGCCGGAAGTGGTGCTCAACAATCTGCTCCAGCAGACCGCCCTCGAGACCGTGTTCGGCATCAACATGGTGGCCTTGATCGGCGGCCGACCGCGCTGCCTGAACCTCAAGGAAATGCTGGTCGCCTTCCTGGATCACCGCCGGGAAGTGGTGACCCGGCGGACTCTGTTCGACCTGCGCAAGGCCCGGGAGCGGGCCCATGTCCTGGAAGGCTTGGCGGTGGCCCTCGCTAACCTCGACGAGATCATCGAGCTCATCAAGACTTCCCCCACCCCCGCCGAGGCCAAGGAGCGGCTGCTCGAACCGCTGTGGCGCCCGGGGGTGGTGATGGAGCTCCTGGCCCGCGCTGAGGATGCGGCCCGCTCCCGCCCGGAAACCCTGGTCGCGGAGTACGGGCTCGGCACCCAGGGCTACCGGTTATCGCCGGACCAGGCCCAGGCGATCCTCGATCTTCGCCTGCACCGCCTGACCGGCCTGGAGCAGGACAAGATCATCGACGAATACAAGCAGATCCTCGGCCGGATCGACGAACTGCTGGAGATCCTCGCCAGCGACCGGCGGCTGATGGCGGTGATCCGCGACGAATTGACGGCGATCCGGGAACAATTCGGCGATCCGCGGCGGACGCAGATCATCGAGGACCACCAGGACTTCTCCCGCGCCGACCTGATCGCCGAGGAGGACCGGGTGGTCACCATTTCCCACGCCGGCTATGTGAAGACCCAGCCGCTCTCCGCCTATCGGGCACAGCGGCGGGGCGGGCGCGGCAAGGCGGCAGTCGCCACCAAGGAACAGGATTACATTGACAAGCTGATCGTGGCCAATACCCACGACACCATCCTGTGTTTTTCCAGCCTTGGCAAGGTGTACTGGCTCAAGGTCTATGAGCTGCCGGTGGCCAGCCGCAGCGCCCGCGGGCGGCCGTTCGTCAACCTCCTGCCGCTGGCCGAAGGGGAACGGATCAACGCCATCCTGCCGGTGCGGGAGTTCGACGAAAACCATTTCGTGCTGATGGCCACTGCCTCGGGGATCGTCAAGAAGGTCGCCCTGAGCGAATTCGAGCGGCCCCGTTCCCTGGGCAAGATCGCCATCGACTTACGCCAGGACGACCGGCTGGTGAACGCTGCCATCACCGACGGCAAACAGCTGGTCATGCTGTTCAGCGACGCCGGCAAGGCGGTATGTTTCGACGAAGACGAGGTGCGCCCCATGGGGCGGGGTGCCGGCGGGGTGCGCGGCATGACCCTAGGCGAGGGCCACAAGGTCATCGCCCTGCTCATCGGCACCGAGGGCTCGGTGCTCAACATCACCGCCAACGGCTATGGCAAGCGCACCCCGATCGGGGATTTTCCCCGCCACCGCCGCGGCGGCCAGGGCGTCATTGCGATCCAGACCAGCGAGCGCAACGGCGCCGTGGTGGGCGCCCTGCTGGTGCAGGATAGCGACCAGATCATGTTGATCACCGATTGCGGGACCCTGGTCCGCACCCGGGTCGAGGAGATCCGCGAGCTAGGCCGCAACACCCAAGGCGTGACCGTGATCCGCCTCAATCCGGGCGAGAAGGTGGTGGGCGTCGACCGCATTCCGGTCTTGGAAGGCGAAGCCGCCGACGCCATCGAGCCCGGCGACTTGGAATCTTTGGACAACGGGGAAGACGACCATGGCTAG
- the pheA gene encoding prephenate dehydratase: MASRQDDSAAAALAAVRAEIDAIDDRLLELLNRRAACAQRVAEIKSAAGEADCFHRPEREAEVLRRMAANNRGPLSREAVTRFFRELMSECLALEKPLAVAFLGPEGTFTQQAAYRHFGHAIQTVPLTTIDEIFRSVERGTCHYGVVPVENSTEGVITHTLDSFLRSPLQITGEVSLPIHHHLLGKVADLAAIEELYSHQQSFAQCRGWLDRHLPKPRRVPVSSNAEAARRAAATPGSAAIAGEVTAELYGLAILASNIEDEPDNTTRFLVIGRTGIQRTGHDKTSLLLSMPNHPGALYRVLEPLARHRISMSKIESRPSRRGIWDYVFFIDVEGHRDDSPLAEALQELEQRATMLKVLGSYPRAPD; the protein is encoded by the coding sequence ATGGCTTCCCGCCAGGATGACAGCGCCGCAGCCGCCCTGGCGGCGGTCCGGGCCGAGATCGACGCCATCGACGACCGGTTGCTCGAGCTCCTCAACCGGCGCGCCGCCTGCGCCCAGCGGGTAGCCGAGATCAAGTCCGCCGCCGGCGAGGCGGACTGCTTCCACCGCCCGGAACGGGAGGCCGAGGTGTTGCGCCGGATGGCGGCCAACAATCGGGGACCGCTCAGCCGGGAGGCGGTGACGCGCTTTTTTCGCGAGCTGATGTCCGAATGCCTGGCTTTGGAAAAGCCTTTGGCGGTGGCCTTCCTCGGCCCCGAGGGCACCTTCACCCAACAGGCCGCCTACCGCCACTTCGGCCACGCCATCCAAACCGTACCGCTGACCACCATCGACGAGATCTTCCGTTCGGTGGAACGCGGCACCTGTCACTACGGGGTGGTGCCGGTGGAAAACTCCACCGAAGGGGTGATCACCCATACCCTGGACAGCTTCCTCAGGTCGCCGCTCCAGATCACCGGCGAAGTCAGCCTGCCCATCCATCACCACCTGCTGGGCAAGGTCGCGGATCTCGCCGCCATCGAGGAACTCTACTCCCATCAGCAGTCCTTCGCCCAATGCCGGGGCTGGCTGGACCGCCACCTACCCAAACCGCGCCGGGTCCCGGTCAGCAGCAACGCCGAGGCGGCCCGGCGGGCCGCGGCGACCCCAGGGAGCGCGGCCATCGCCGGCGAAGTGACGGCGGAACTGTACGGATTGGCCATTCTGGCCTCGAACATCGAGGATGAACCGGACAATACCACCCGCTTCCTGGTTATCGGCCGCACTGGGATCCAACGTACCGGCCACGACAAGACCTCGCTCTTATTGTCCATGCCCAATCACCCCGGCGCCCTCTACCGGGTGCTGGAACCTTTGGCGCGCCACCGCATCAGCATGAGCAAGATCGAATCCCGACCATCCCGGCGCGGCATCTGGGACTATGTGTTCTTCATCGACGTGGAAGGCCATCGGGATGACTCGCCCCTCGCGGAAGCCTTGCAAGAGCTCGAGCAGCGCGCCACCATGTTGAAAGTCCTCGGATCCTATCCTAGGGCCCCGGATTGA